Genomic DNA from Filimonas effusa:
CTCAATAAGGATATGATCTCCTATTCGGGAGATATCGTAGAAGTGCCGCAATCGGTGGCCTCATTTGGTGGGGTGAGAGGAGCAAAGGATAATAAAGACGTATACATAGAAGGCCCTTGGTTTTTTAAACGCAACGGCCACTATTATCAAATGTATGCCGGCATGGAAAACCGTACGGAATGTCTTTCTTATTCCATGAGTAAAACACCTGTCGGCCCCTGGGAGTATAAAGGAAAGATCATGTCCGGGCAGGCTACCAACAGCTTTACCAACCATGGAGGTATTATCGACTTTAAAGGCAACTCTTATTTGTTTTATCATACAGGGCTGCTCAAAGGTGGCGGAAGTTATGGCCGTTCTACCTCTGTTGAATCGTTTACTTATAATCCCGATGGAACAATACCAGCGATTACGATGTCTGCCAAAGGCGTAAACCCCGTTGGCGTATTGAATCCTTATCGTCGCGTAGAGGCCGAAACCATTGCCTGGGCAGAAAACTGTAAAACAGATCAACAGGACAAAATAGGGGTATTCGTATCCGATATTCGTAAAGATGCCTGGATCAAAGTGCGTGCGGTTGACTTCGGAAAAGTAGCGCCCAAAACTTTCTCAGCTTCATTGGCAACCGGGTTAGGCGGCGGCATCCTCGAAGTCTTTGCAGATAGTATCGGGGGCGTTAAAATAGCCACCATACATGTTCCCCGCACAGGAGGATGGCAAAGCTGGAAACGCTTCACCGAACCGGTGAAAAACGCCGTTACGGGCGTCCATGACCTTTATTTTTCCTTCAAAGATCAAAATCTTACCGTAGGACGCAAACTGTTCAATTTCGATTACTGGATGTTTGAAAATTAAAGGCATCGTTTCTTTTTTATTATCATTAATATGATT
This window encodes:
- a CDS encoding glycoside hydrolase family 43 protein encodes the protein MIKLILKTAAACCLPVMLHAQNPVVQTNYTPDPAPMVWKDSVYVYTGDDLPGFPFYYMTKWRVYSSADMVNWTDHGVPIALESFSWAVDRAWAAQCIQRNGKFYWYICAQTDQNNMAIGVAVSDNATGPFKDAIGKPLITTGSWSNIDPTVAIDDDGQAWLYWGNGQLFYVKLNKDMISYSGDIVEVPQSVASFGGVRGAKDNKDVYIEGPWFFKRNGHYYQMYAGMENRTECLSYSMSKTPVGPWEYKGKIMSGQATNSFTNHGGIIDFKGNSYLFYHTGLLKGGGSYGRSTSVESFTYNPDGTIPAITMSAKGVNPVGVLNPYRRVEAETIAWAENCKTDQQDKIGVFVSDIRKDAWIKVRAVDFGKVAPKTFSASLATGLGGGILEVFADSIGGVKIATIHVPRTGGWQSWKRFTEPVKNAVTGVHDLYFSFKDQNLTVGRKLFNFDYWMFEN